The genomic interval GGGGCTCCACCGACCTGGACCTCGCCACCGACACCTTCCTCCAGGTCATCGCGGAGCACCCGGACAAGGTCGACGGCATCAAGATGTCGCTGCTCGACGCGGACCGCGAGATCGACGTGCGCCGTCGGCTGCCGAGCGGGGTCCGCTGCTACACGGGGGACGACTTCAACTACCCGGAGCTGATCGCGGGCGACGACCGGGGCTTCAGCCACGCGCTGCTCGGCATCTTCGACCCGCTGGGCCCGCTGGCCGCGCACGCGGTACGGGTGCTGGACACCGGTGACACGAAGGGCTTCCGCGAACTGCTCGATCCCACGGTCGAGTTGTCCCGGCACCTCTTCCAGGCGCCGACGCGCTTCTACAAGACGGGCGTCGTCTTCCTGGCCTGGCTGGCGGGCCACCAGGACCACTTCACGATGGTGGGCGGCCTCCAGTCGGCCCGCTCACTCCCGCACCTGGCGAAGGCGTACCGACTCGCGGACGGTCTCGGCCTGTTCCCGGACCCGGACCTGGCGGAGTCGAGGATGCGCGCACTGCTGACCGTGCGGGGAGGCACCCGATGAGCGACGGACGGCTCTCCCTCAACCAGGAGACCATCAAGCAGTGGTCGCTCCCCGAGCTGGCCGAGGGCTGCGCGAAGGCGGGCATCGACAAGGTGGGCCTCTGGCGGGCCCCGGTGCAGTCGTACGGGGTCGAGGCGACGGCCCGCCTGCTGTCCGACCACGGCCTGACCGTCACCAGCCTGTGCCGGGGCGGCTTCCTCACCGCCCTGGACCCGGCCGAGCGCGCCCGCGCCCTGGACGACAACCGCGCCGCGCTGGACGAGGCGGCGGGCGTGGGCACGGACACCCTGGTCCTCGTCTCGGGCGGCCTCCCGGAGGGCAGCAAGGACCTGTACGGCGCCCGCGAACGCATCGCGGACGCCCTGGCCGAGCTGGCCCCCTACGCCGCCGAACGCGGGGTGCGCCTGGCCATCGAGCCCCTGCACCCCATGTTCGCCTCGGACCGCTGCGTGGTCTCGACGCTCTCCCAGGCCCTGGACCTCGCCGAGCGCTTCCCGGCCGACCAGGTGGGCGTCGTCGTGGACACGTACCACCTGTGGTGGGACGACCAGGCCCCCGCCCAGATCGCGAGGGCCGGCGCGACGGGCCGCATCCACTCCTTCCAGCTCGCGGACTGGATCACCCCGCTCCCGGCGGGCGTCCTCCTCGGCCGGGGCCAACTCGGCGACGGCAGCGTCGACTTCCGCTTCTTCCGCGAGGCGGTGGAGGCCGCGGGCTTCGACGGCCCGATCGAGGTGGAGATCTTCAACGAGGCGCTGTGGGCGCGCGACGGCGCGGAGGTCCTGACGGAGGTGGCGTCCCGCTACGCGGAACACGCCTGCTGAACGCGGCTCACCCGGGGCCCGCCTGTGCGGTGCGGGCCCCGGGGCGTGAGCACCGACCGGCCGAGCGGTCCCGCTGTCGCACCCACCCGGTACCGTCGCGCCATGGCCACCACCGCGCCCCACACCCCCAACCTGGCCGTCCTCGAAGGCGTCCTCGAACGCATCACGTACGCCAACGAGGAGAACGGGTACACCGTCGCCCGCGTCGACACCGGGCGGGGAGCCAATGATCTGCTCACCGTCGTCGGGGCGTTGCTCGGGGCGCAGCCCGGGGAGTCCTTGCGGATGGAAGGGCGCTGGGGGTCCCACTCGCAGTACGGCAAGCAGTTCCACGTCGAGAACTACCGGACCGTCCTCCCCGCCACCATCCAGGGCATCCGGCGCTACCTCGGCTCCGGGCTGATCAAGGGCATCGGGCCCGTGATGGCCGACCGGATCACCACCCACTTCGGCGTGGACACGCTGGACATCATCGAGCGGGAGCCCAAGCGGCTGATCGAGGTCCCCGGCCTCGGGCCGAAGCGGACGAAGATGA from Streptomyces drozdowiczii carries:
- a CDS encoding sugar phosphate isomerase/epimerase family protein; translated protein: MSDGRLSLNQETIKQWSLPELAEGCAKAGIDKVGLWRAPVQSYGVEATARLLSDHGLTVTSLCRGGFLTALDPAERARALDDNRAALDEAAGVGTDTLVLVSGGLPEGSKDLYGARERIADALAELAPYAAERGVRLAIEPLHPMFASDRCVVSTLSQALDLAERFPADQVGVVVDTYHLWWDDQAPAQIARAGATGRIHSFQLADWITPLPAGVLLGRGQLGDGSVDFRFFREAVEAAGFDGPIEVEIFNEALWARDGAEVLTEVASRYAEHAC